A DNA window from Candidatus Poseidoniia archaeon contains the following coding sequences:
- a CDS encoding metalloregulator ArsR/SmtB family transcription factor, whose translation MTRQAQFFKALGDVRRLRIAGALLEGELDAGQLAAVAGRDASTVSRHLRVLVEAGILRRRRDGRRIIYAIADAEMAGRLRRVGVAPPDEASPLGDSIRDFLASG comes from the coding sequence ATGACCCGGCAGGCCCAATTCTTCAAAGCACTGGGCGACGTGCGCCGGCTACGCATCGCCGGCGCGCTGCTCGAGGGCGAACTCGACGCAGGACAGCTGGCGGCCGTTGCGGGGCGCGATGCCTCGACGGTGTCGCGCCACCTGCGGGTGCTGGTCGAGGCCGGGATTCTCCGACGGCGGCGCGACGGCCGGCGCATCATTTACGCCATCGCCGATGCAGAGATGGCGGGGCGGCTACGGCGCGTCGGAGTCGCGCCGCCCGACGAGGCGTCGCCATTGGGCGACAGCATCCGCGACTTCCTCGCAAGCGGCTGA
- a CDS encoding geranylgeranylglycerol-phosphate geranylgeranyltransferase: MNPYLEIARPANCVLTAVGVAVGAFVAAGPELAGMAPQLALGCSAAMACVAGGNVLNDWFDRESDRANHPQRPLPSGRLQPAVALRWALALLAAGLAALAVGWQLGLLGALPLAIAGGGCLLLGSYETALKATGLPGNALIALLSGAVFLYGGALTGDPGPALWLFTLAVLASLAREIVKDIQDLAGDRDRRTLPAAIGTGRALALAAVALLAAVALSFYAGAGFDGGARSGYLILVTAANAVMLYGLWQAWQGDARAGQKLLKQGMWVAMGAFIVGAGL, translated from the coding sequence GTGAACCCCTATCTGGAAATAGCGCGTCCCGCCAACTGCGTGCTGACTGCGGTCGGCGTCGCGGTCGGCGCGTTCGTCGCGGCCGGCCCGGAGCTGGCGGGGATGGCACCGCAGCTGGCGCTCGGTTGCAGCGCGGCAATGGCGTGCGTCGCCGGGGGCAACGTGCTCAACGACTGGTTCGACCGCGAGAGCGACCGCGCCAACCACCCGCAGCGGCCGCTTCCTTCCGGGCGGCTGCAGCCGGCGGTGGCGCTGCGCTGGGCGCTGGCGCTGCTGGCGGCCGGGCTCGCGGCGCTGGCGGTCGGCTGGCAACTGGGCCTGCTCGGCGCGCTGCCGCTGGCGATTGCCGGCGGCGGCTGCCTGCTGCTCGGCAGCTACGAGACCGCGCTGAAGGCGACCGGGCTGCCCGGCAACGCGCTCATCGCGCTGCTCTCGGGCGCCGTGTTCCTCTATGGCGGCGCGCTCACCGGCGACCCCGGCCCCGCGCTGTGGCTCTTCACGCTGGCGGTACTCGCCTCGCTCGCGCGCGAAATCGTCAAGGACATCCAGGATCTGGCGGGCGACCGTGACCGGCGCACGCTGCCGGCCGCCATCGGGACCGGGCGCGCGCTGGCGCTGGCGGCGGTGGCGCTGCTGGCGGCCGTCGCGCTGAGTTTCTACGCGGGCGCGGGCTTTGACGGCGGCGCGCGCAGCGGCTACCTCATACTGGTCACCGCCGCCAACGCGGTGATGCTCTACGGCCTCTGGCAGGCGTGGCAGGGCGACGCTCGCGCCGGACAGAAACTGCTGAAACAGGGAATGTGGGTTGCGATGGGTGCGTTCATCGTCGGGGCGGGGCTATAG
- a CDS encoding thioesterase family protein: MAFGSWPVSVEFPVHWGDMDSFGHVNNAVYLTWFESARIAYFREIRQEIATPDGVGPILAHMEIDYHLPVEYPDTVRCEATVTSLGNSSYRMAYRLHSDALGAVAAEGDSVVVMIDYATDRSVPLSDELRSAIQDLESKS; the protein is encoded by the coding sequence ATGGCATTCGGCAGCTGGCCGGTCAGCGTGGAATTTCCAGTCCACTGGGGCGACATGGACTCTTTCGGGCATGTCAACAACGCAGTCTACCTGACCTGGTTCGAGTCGGCGCGCATCGCCTACTTCCGGGAAATTCGGCAGGAAATCGCGACCCCGGACGGCGTCGGCCCGATTCTGGCGCACATGGAAATCGACTATCACCTGCCGGTCGAGTATCCCGACACGGTCCGCTGTGAGGCGACCGTTACCAGCCTGGGGAATTCGTCGTACCGCATGGCATACCGCCTTCACTCGGACGCGCTGGGCGCGGTCGCGGCGGAGGGCGACTCGGTAGTGGTGATGATTGACTACGCGACCGACCGCAGCGTCCCGCTCAGCGACGAGCTGCGCAGCGCTATCCAGGACCTCGAAAGCAAAAGCTGA
- a CDS encoding cob(I)yrinic acid a,c-diamide adenosyltransferase, whose translation MKIYTRRGDDGSTALGNGARVSKDSPLPEAYGAVDEAQAVLGLVRAEAEAGGELAELVEQLERDLWQVMGELAGAARGEGVTPEMITRLEAQIDSLSDRFELPQEFVVPGENRLAALLDHARTVARRAERRVLASGFKGEALAYLNRLSDLLWVMARWQAGESLPSRD comes from the coding sequence GTGAAAATCTACACCCGCCGCGGCGACGACGGCTCGACCGCCCTCGGGAACGGCGCACGCGTCAGTAAGGATTCGCCGCTGCCGGAAGCGTACGGCGCGGTGGACGAGGCGCAGGCGGTGCTGGGGCTGGTGCGCGCCGAGGCGGAAGCCGGGGGCGAGCTGGCGGAGCTGGTCGAGCAGCTCGAGCGCGACCTGTGGCAGGTGATGGGCGAGCTGGCGGGTGCCGCGCGCGGCGAGGGCGTTACGCCCGAAATGATTACGCGACTGGAGGCGCAGATTGATTCGCTCAGCGACCGCTTCGAGCTGCCGCAGGAGTTCGTCGTCCCGGGCGAGAACCGGCTGGCGGCGCTGCTCGACCATGCGCGCACTGTCGCGCGGCGCGCCGAGCGGCGCGTGCTGGCAAGTGGCTTCAAGGGTGAGGCGCTGGCATATCTGAATCGCCTTTCGGATTTGCTGTGGGTGATGGCGCGCTGGCAGGCGGGCGAGTCGCTGCCGTCGCGCGACTGA